A stretch of DNA from Electrophorus electricus isolate fEleEle1 chromosome 18, fEleEle1.pri, whole genome shotgun sequence:
GTAATAGATGTGTATCCCCATAAAATGTCGGGTCCCCTCATTCTTATCTTGTTACTTTGTCCGTAGAGCATATACATGGAGGGCCACtatcattttaatatgtatgCTTTTTAATGGAGAGGTAAATAAGTTCAGGTTCCTTCACACAGATGAATGgatgactgaatgaatgtatGGGCAATTGTATCGTCTGAGCTGCTTCAGTCTTAAAGTCCGTTACTTTGTATACAGACTTTTCCTTTTTCAAGGTTCTTTATGTACACTGATTTGGGGCGAATTAAAATGGGCGTGTTAATCTCGAATGTTGTCAGACTTCTATCACTCATTCTGTTAACCGACAAAAATACTGCTGCTTTTTAatctcacacaccatcaccagTTTGCCTACAGTGAGCTGTTCTCTTGGCTCACTGATTCTACCAGGTCGTTTCCTACAGAAGGCAGGCTAGCTCTCGGTCTCCCACTGATTCGTCCGAGGGCCAGTGCTGGGTGGCTGGTCCATCCGGGCTCAACGCTAACGCTGTGCTCTTCCGCAGGCATGGTGAACAGCCAGGCGGCGGGTGGCGGGTGCCCGTCGCGGGCCTGCGCCGGCTGCGGCGGGCGCATCTCGGACCGCTTCCTGCTCTTCTCCATGGAACGCTACTGGCACACGCGCTGCCTCAAGTGCTCGTGTTGCCAGGCGCAGCTGGGCGAGATCGGCACCACCTGCTACAGCAAAGCGGGCATGATCCTCTGCAGGAACGACTACATCAGGTCAGATGGCAAGGCCTCGCCCCAAACACGACACACGAAACCGGGGGGATTCCTCCACTCctgcacccccctcccccccccagaCATGgaataatatatgtatgtatatttatgaaGCGTCATGCACCTTAAGGGAATATTCCAACGGTTTTCAATCTAATCTTTCTGCTGCATCTGAAGCATGTGGTTGATTACAATGTATGATGATTGACACGCTTCTAGCGAGCGCTTCGGGAAGTTAAGTGTTGTATGGATTTTTCCCATCTGTCCAAGTCCAGGGAAATGTGTCTAAAATATTCCCTACTCTGGCACATAGAGTAGGTTCAAGGCGTGTTCCTTTAACACACCCGAGTTTTCTAATGGCAGAACCGGGTGTTTTGAACTTGAGTTTCGTGAAGGCACGATCCGTAAGACGAGGTAGCAGCTACTGATGAGTCCGGAGaacctcctctctgctcctctgccacAGCCTGTTTGGTTTATACACTCCCCTAAATCCAATTATACCCATCCTTCTGAACCATTTAGCCTCAGCACTTAATACAAGGGCAGAGGGAAACTGGGCAACGTCTGCGCAGGGCTTCCAGATTTACAGTGCAAACGAACCAGCTGAAGTTCCTGTGTAGCGGGCTAGTCTGTGCCGGTAGACATGCCACACTCCCTGGACTCTGCGGCAGGCCGATTTCTGCATGCACTGGGGACACTGTGATCTGTGCACTCTCGGCCGCAGAACCGACCGCGTCGTGCAGAACGTGGAGCTGCGGCTTCAAAGGGCCGAAGGGGGAAAATCTTGTGATCTGCCGAGTTTTGATCTGATGAGGCTGGGGCGCCTAATGGTGTGCTCATTATGCGTGAGCTGTCTTGCTGGTGGTCTTTAAAACTGAGATGGTCCCTGATGTAGCACTTGAGTATAATGACATACTCCAGCTAACTGATGTATGCAATTATTTGTGTTTCAGGTTGTTTGGGCATACAGGAGCATGCAACGCATGTGGTCAGTCCATTCCTGCCAGTGAGATGGTGATGAAAGCTCAGGGCAACGTCTACCACCTCAAGGTTAGTCCTGTGGTTAGCCTGTTAACACCACGtcagaaaacatgtttattacGTCCACCTCTCTGTTTTGATGTAATAACATAACAGCACAAGGGCAAAGGTGTGCAAACCCTCCTGTAGCAGACAGAGCTCATTAGGTACATGCCAGAAAAACGGAAATATTATTTTAAGTGCTGGAGTGATTCTGCCCAGATGGGTTTTCGAAGGGGGATTTCCCTCCTCTGCCCTGGAGTCCTACGCTGTATTTGTAAGGAAGCAGGAGTGTGTTGTCTTTATGGTCAGGATTCCTGTGGTTTTACTACTCAACACCTCGTGCTAAAAGAAATGCAGCCTAACATCTGATAAGGGAGCAAAAGAACAGCTGATCATTCCCAGAACTGCTTAAACACTATTGTGCATTCTCTGGAAATGCATTAGAAAGGAATGCTGTTTGCAGCTGATCCGGGTCGCGTGTTCTCCCTGTTGGCATTTATTAGCTATTTATAAAGTTCACGTCTTTCTTGAGTGAAGTGCCCCTGCAAGAACCCGTAATCTTGCTGCATCTCAATGGGCTTTGGTGGGACCatctctttctgtttcagtgtttctccTGCGCGACGTGCAGACACCGGCTGGTCCCTGGTGACCGCTTCCACTACATCAACGGCACCATCTTCTGTGAACACGACCGGCCAGGAGGCACTCCGATCGGCTCCCATTTGCAGGGCAACCCTGTGCTGCCTGACCAAAAAGTGAGTGAGGACCCACGCAGCACTGCCCATTTTTGCTCGAGCCTTGTCATAACACTGCCCTCAAAAGCGGTCAGTTGAAGAAAAGCCTCGAGTCTTTGCAGTTCCTTTGTCCTTTGAGTTCACATCAATgatttgtgttgctgttttgtgttcCTTTGTCCGTTTTGGCATGACAGAGTCGCAGCAGAGTCGTCGTTGTGTTGGTGGATGTGGCTGTTCACTAAAGTGATGTCTTGTCTTGGCAGGTTTGTTGaaatcctcctctcctctgctcccgACGGCCCTCCTGAGGAGCTCCTCACCAGCTGTCCTACACTTCCTCTGATGCACTTGTACTCACAGGCCAAAAGGTCGCTCCAGCCTTCCTGGATGGCCCCTCCACAGAAACCATCCCTTCCTTCCGCTCCGAACAGCGACCGAGCGCTCCAGCTTCCGGGAATGCTCCCATGAGATGCAATATTCCCGAGGATATGCAAGACTCTCTTTGGCTCGAAGTTgaatctgactttttttttctttttttttcccccctttttttgcCACTTGCACAAAACTGAACCATCCGTCAGAGTCCCTCCTGCTATTCTGCAGGGTGGCATGTTCGATGTGGCTTTCCTTACACAGTACTGCAGAGCTTGTCCTCTGTCTGCACGTCAGCGTGTGCGGGTTTTGTAGCCAGTGTAAATGCAGCATGTTCCCACCCTTTTGGACGTTGCTCAGGGTGTGGAGATGTAAATACTTATTtaaatcttttatatatatacactcatatataacgTTGCGCTGTTATGGTTGTCATATGGTCAATACAACACTTATTTAAGAtgtaaaaatatacaataaattcaGTTCAGAATACTCATGGTACCTTTTTTACAATGCAGGTGACACtcgtttattgtttattgctgtttttcGCCTACTGATCAGCTTCACTGTCAATGGTGCAAAACTGATTACCCAAAGGACTCGAAACAATTCAACTTGAGCTTGGACCATTACAGAAGCAATtaagtgtgtgcacacgcagacgctattgtgtggctgtgtgtgtgtgctatctgCGATTACTTTTGCACTGGGGAGGCTGAACTTTGCTCTGATCCTGTGTTTGAATTTAATAAAGTCTAATCTGCAGCCTAGCTAATTAAGAGAGGCTCACTGCTTTCGATTCACTGCCTCATAACAATCACACCCGTTAACTGTTTACCATGTTGCAATCAAAGTACACAACACAACTCCCCCCTGCCCTCCCCATCCTGTTCCCATAGCAACCCCCAGCCCTATCTCTGAGCATGCTGACAAATTCTTTGATTCAGTATTTAAACTATAGTAGCTCAAAGTCACTTTGGCTTTTACCTCACATATTCATGAGTTGTGTTTTAATTCTCAGAGGAGTGCAAGTGTTTGTCCTCTCAGATCCCTACAAACTTTTTAATGTTCAAGTTCCTAAACTGATGACGACCATTTAGAAATGACGTACTGCACTGAGCCGTTGGCTGTTATGTAGTAAAAATGACTGCATAATGTCTTCTTATTAAAAGTTCAGTACATTCTTTTGGTGTTGTACAAGGGCTGTGGTGTGGTGAGTTCAAAAAGTGGTAAATGTTGTTCAAGTACCATTCCCAATCAAAAAGGATGGCTTCTTGGTGTTCAGAAGAAATCTGCCATGGTGTCAGTAGAGGTTCTCATTGTGgctcgtttatttatttattccaccTTCTATTGAAAACAATTCAGGCAAATTcattaaattatgcaaatgatcaCGATTACAATTATCTTCATATCTGGATAAGTAAGGAAATAAAAACCTCGGCACAATTCGAGTCCCACTGTGCTGCGACTCGCACGTCAGATTCAAACCAATCAAGCCTCATCTGCATATTGCTAATTAGCCAGGCATATTCAGATGCCAATTAGCAGGTCTAGGAGAAAAAGCCTCTTAGCCGACGAGCTTTATCCTCGATCAGAAAAAGTTTGCAGGTGTATGGATCGCTGTGCGGCTTCTGTCATGGAAAAAGTGTTTATCCTCACTAATTAATCATAttaacacatgcaaatgagTCTAATTGCTTGAGCTTATACGCCTCACActgtgaaagacagagaaagagagcgaggggaaaaaaaggcaagaATATTTTAAACGCTAACCACAGAGAGCAGACTTCTGCGCCTCTTTGCAGCGTTTAGGGCGGAAGTGGAGAAGGTACGTGTGGCACCTCTTGATACGCATCTTTTAATACAGTCACATGCCTACGTTCTTGAAACGGTTAAGCACAAGCCAGAGTTTTATGgcgcatgcatacatgcactaCCTTCTTGAGCCTGCATGTGAGGACAATTTTCCGAACAGTACGCGTTACATAAGAGACTATAGACCCTCGATATTAGCTCAGAGTCCTGTAGGTCACTGCAGGGCAGCAAAAGCTGCATGCACTGCCAGGTTCGTGTCAGACAGGAACTTTCTTGAACACGTCTTCTAGGGTGTGAGCTCTAGCCTAATGACATGCGCGCTCCCGTTGAGCGGGCGTGGGGACCTACGTGTCACAGAGACGGTCCTGACAACTGTGAACTTAGCAGAGCTGAGAATGTCAGAGAAGGAGCTGGGGAGGGGGGGCTTTCACTGCCCAATCAGAATGCTTTGAATAATTAAGGCGATCGGCTTAATTAGCTCAATTACGTTAATTTGACCACGGAACATGGCCATATGGTGAAAGGAAACAAAAGAGGGGGGAactaattaaaagtaaaataatgagGATTTTAATTAAGCTTTTCCCCAGACGTGGGTGAATGGGGAtctggagcaggagagagtaaTTAAAGAAGTGTAGCGCTGGCgacattctcctctctctctctctctctctctctctctctctctctctctctcagaaccgTGAGGGCTCAATC
This window harbors:
- the si:dkey-90l8.3 gene encoding LIM domain transcription factor LMO4-B, which produces MVNSQAAGGGCPSRACAGCGGRISDRFLLFSMERYWHTRCLKCSCCQAQLGEIGTTCYSKAGMILCRNDYIRLFGHTGACNACGQSIPASEMVMKAQGNVYHLKCFSCATCRHRLVPGDRFHYINGTIFCEHDRPGGTPIGSHLQGNPVLPDQKVC